One Obesumbacterium proteus DNA window includes the following coding sequences:
- the pheT gene encoding phenylalanine--tRNA ligase subunit beta produces the protein MKFSELWLREWVNPAISSEELSEQITMAGLEVDGVEPVAGEFNGVFVGEVVECGQHPNADKLRVTKVNVGGERLLDIVCGAPNCRKGLKVAVATIGAVLPGDFKIKAAKLRGEPSEGMLCSFSELGISEDHDGIIELPADAPIGTDIREYLKLNDNAIEISVTPNRADCLGIIGVARDVAVLNKLTLNVPAMDAVPAAIHDTFPITVEATDACPRYLGRVVKGINVKAATPLWMREKLRRCGIRSIDPVVDVTNYVLLELGQPMHAFDLNRLEGGIVVRMAKEGEKLTLLDGNEATLAADTLVIADQQKALAMGGIFGGEHSGVNEETQDVLLECAYFNPLSITGRARRQGLHTDASHRYERGVDPALQAAAMERATRLLIDICGGQAGPVIDVTNEATLPKRATITLRREKLDRLIGHHVEDAQVTDILERLGCKVSFANDTWQAVAPSWRFDMEIEEDLVEEVARVYGYNNIPNVPVKADLIMTSHREANLPLKRVKTMLVDRGYQEAITYSFVDPKVQALLHPAEEALILPSPISVEMSAMRLSLWSGLLSAVVYNQNRQQSRVRLFETGLRFVPDTAANLGIRQDVMLAGVIAGNRYEEHWNLERQVVDFYDLKGDLEAILDLTGKLDDVQFKAETNPALHPGQSAAIYLAGKRVGFIGVVHPDLERKLDLNGRTVVFEIEWEALAERRIPQAREVSRYPANRRDIAVVVAENVPAEDILAECKKVGVNQVVGVNLFDVYRGKGVAEGYKSLAISLVLQDTTRTLEEEEIAATVAKCVEALKQRFQASLRD, from the coding sequence ATGAAATTCAGTGAACTCTGGTTGCGTGAGTGGGTAAATCCTGCCATTAGCAGCGAAGAATTATCAGAACAAATTACTATGGCCGGTCTGGAAGTTGACGGCGTAGAACCGGTAGCTGGCGAATTTAACGGCGTTTTCGTGGGTGAAGTGGTTGAGTGCGGCCAACATCCAAACGCCGACAAGTTGCGTGTCACTAAGGTTAACGTGGGCGGCGAGCGTCTGTTAGACATCGTTTGTGGCGCACCAAACTGTCGTAAAGGCCTGAAAGTCGCCGTGGCGACTATTGGCGCTGTATTGCCGGGTGATTTTAAAATCAAAGCGGCGAAACTGCGCGGTGAGCCTTCCGAAGGGATGCTGTGCTCGTTCTCTGAGCTGGGTATTTCCGAAGATCACGACGGCATCATTGAATTGCCAGCAGATGCTCCTATCGGCACCGATATCCGTGAATACCTGAAGCTGAATGATAACGCGATTGAAATCAGCGTAACGCCTAACCGTGCAGACTGCTTAGGGATTATTGGCGTTGCACGTGACGTTGCGGTGCTGAACAAGCTGACTCTGAACGTACCTGCGATGGATGCGGTTCCTGCGGCAATTCATGACACCTTCCCAATTACGGTTGAAGCAACCGACGCTTGCCCACGCTATTTGGGCCGTGTGGTGAAAGGGATCAACGTTAAAGCCGCAACGCCATTGTGGATGCGTGAAAAACTGCGTCGCTGCGGTATTCGTTCTATCGACCCCGTCGTTGACGTGACCAACTATGTTCTGTTGGAACTGGGCCAGCCGATGCATGCGTTCGATCTGAACCGCCTCGAAGGTGGCATCGTTGTGCGTATGGCGAAAGAGGGCGAAAAGCTGACTCTGCTGGACGGCAATGAAGCCACGCTTGCGGCTGATACCTTAGTGATTGCCGATCAGCAAAAAGCGCTGGCGATGGGCGGTATTTTCGGTGGTGAACACTCTGGCGTGAACGAAGAGACGCAAGACGTTCTGCTGGAATGTGCGTACTTCAACCCGCTGTCCATCACCGGTCGTGCACGCCGTCAGGGTCTGCATACCGATGCTTCTCACCGCTACGAACGCGGCGTGGATCCGGCATTGCAGGCTGCGGCGATGGAGCGTGCAACGCGTTTGCTGATTGATATCTGCGGTGGTCAAGCAGGCCCAGTCATTGATGTCACCAACGAAGCAACGCTGCCTAAGCGCGCCACGATCACGCTGCGTCGTGAAAAACTGGATCGCTTAATCGGCCATCACGTTGAAGATGCACAGGTTACCGATATCCTTGAGCGTTTAGGTTGTAAGGTTAGCTTTGCCAATGATACTTGGCAGGCTGTCGCGCCAAGCTGGCGTTTCGATATGGAAATCGAAGAAGACTTAGTGGAAGAAGTGGCCCGTGTTTACGGCTACAACAATATTCCAAATGTGCCGGTAAAAGCTGACCTGATCATGACTTCACACCGTGAAGCGAATTTGCCGCTGAAACGTGTGAAAACCATGCTGGTCGATCGTGGCTATCAAGAAGCGATCACCTATAGCTTTGTTGATCCTAAGGTTCAGGCGCTGTTGCACCCGGCAGAAGAAGCACTGATTTTGCCAAGCCCAATCTCGGTAGAAATGTCAGCGATGCGTCTGTCTCTGTGGAGCGGCTTGCTGTCTGCGGTGGTCTATAATCAGAACCGTCAGCAGTCTCGTGTACGTTTGTTCGAAACGGGTCTACGCTTTGTTCCTGATACTGCTGCTAATCTGGGTATCCGTCAGGATGTCATGCTAGCCGGTGTGATCGCGGGTAACCGTTACGAAGAGCACTGGAATTTGGAACGTCAGGTTGTTGATTTCTACGATCTGAAAGGTGATTTAGAAGCTATTTTAGATTTGACCGGTAAATTGGATGACGTCCAATTTAAAGCAGAAACTAACCCTGCCTTACATCCGGGGCAGAGTGCGGCAATTTATTTAGCAGGCAAACGCGTTGGTTTCATTGGTGTTGTTCACCCCGATCTGGAACGTAAACTGGATCTGAACGGTCGCACCGTGGTATTTGAAATCGAGTGGGAAGCCCTTGCAGAGCGCCGTATTCCGCAGGCTCGCGAGGTTTCACGCTATCCTGCAAACCGCCGTGATATCGCCGTTGTGGTGGCTGAAAATGTCCCTGCAGAAGATATTTTGGCAGAGTGTAAGAAAGTTGGCGTAAATCAGGTAGTTGGCGTAAACTTGTTTGACGTGTACCGTGGTAAGGGTGTTGCCGAGGGTTATAAGAGCCTCGCTATCAGTCTGGTATTGCAAGATACCACCCGTACACTGGAAGAAGAGGAGATTGCCGCTACCGTCGCAAAATGTGTAGAGGCATTAAAACAGCGATTCCAAGCATCCTTGAGGGATTGA
- the rpmI gene encoding 50S ribosomal protein L35, giving the protein MPKIKTVRGAAKRFKKTAGGGFKRKHANLRHILTKKSTKRKRHLRPKGQVSKGDLGLVVACLPYA; this is encoded by the coding sequence ATGCCAAAGATTAAAACTGTGCGTGGCGCTGCTAAGCGCTTCAAAAAAACCGCCGGTGGTGGTTTTAAGCGTAAACATGCTAACCTGCGTCATATTTTGACCAAAAAATCTACTAAGCGTAAGCGTCATCTGCGTCCAAAAGGTCAGGTTTCCAAAGGGGATCTGGGCTTGGTCGTAGCGTGCTTGCCGTACGCATAA
- the infC gene encoding translation initiation factor IF-3, translating into MKGGKRVQPARPNRINREIRAQEVRLTGVDGEQIGIVSLNEALEKAEEAGVDLVEISPNAEPPVCRIMDYGKFLYEKSRATKEQKKKQKIVQVKEIKFRPGTDDGDYQVKLRSLVRFLEDGDKAKITLRFRGREMAHQQIGMEVLNRVKEDLSELAVVESFPTKIEGRQMIMVLAPKKKQ; encoded by the coding sequence ATTAAAGGCGGAAAAAGAGTTCAACCGGCGCGTCCTAATCGCATCAACAGAGAAATTCGCGCCCAAGAGGTTCGCTTAACAGGCGTTGATGGCGAGCAGATTGGTATTGTCAGTCTGAATGAAGCTTTGGAAAAGGCTGAGGAAGCGGGTGTTGATTTAGTAGAAATCAGCCCAAATGCCGAGCCGCCAGTTTGTCGAATCATGGATTACGGCAAATTCCTCTATGAGAAGAGTAGGGCCACCAAAGAACAGAAGAAGAAGCAAAAGATTGTTCAGGTTAAGGAAATCAAATTCCGACCTGGAACCGACGATGGCGACTACCAGGTAAAACTCCGCAGCCTGGTTCGCTTTCTGGAAGATGGCGATAAAGCCAAAATCACTCTGCGTTTCCGTGGACGTGAAATGGCGCACCAACAGATCGGTATGGAAGTGCTTAACCGCGTGAAAGAAGATCTGAGTGAACTGGCAGTAGTCGAATCCTTCCCTACGAAGATCGAAGGCCGTCAGATGATCATGGTGCTCGCACCTAAGAAGAAACAGTAA
- the pheS gene encoding phenylalanine--tRNA ligase subunit alpha → MPHLAELVAQAKAAVENAQDIATLDNVRVEYLGKKGHLTLQMTSLRELPAEERPAAGAVINQAKQEVQEALNARKSDLELAALNARLAEETIDVSMPGRRMENGGLHPVTRTIERIETFFGELGFAVETGPEIEDDYHNFDALNIPAHHPARADHDTFWFDAKRLLRTQTSGVQIRTMKEQQPPIRIIAPGRVYRNDYDQTHTPMFHQMEGLIVDKDISFTNLKGTLHDFLNNFFEEDLQIRFRPSYFPFTEPSAEVDVMGKNGKWLEVLGCGMVHPNVLRNVGIDPEVYSGFAFGMGMERLTMLRYGVTDLRAFFENDLRFLKQFK, encoded by the coding sequence ATGCCACATCTCGCAGAGTTGGTTGCCCAAGCAAAGGCAGCCGTAGAGAATGCTCAGGATATTGCCACGCTAGATAATGTGCGTGTTGAATATTTGGGTAAGAAAGGCCATTTGACGCTGCAGATGACGTCACTGCGCGAACTGCCAGCAGAAGAGCGTCCCGCTGCGGGTGCTGTGATTAACCAGGCTAAACAGGAAGTTCAGGAAGCTCTGAATGCCCGTAAATCAGATCTGGAATTAGCAGCGCTCAATGCCCGTCTGGCCGAAGAAACCATCGATGTATCTATGCCAGGACGTCGTATGGAAAACGGTGGACTTCACCCAGTGACCCGTACTATTGAACGTATTGAAACGTTCTTTGGCGAGTTGGGTTTTGCCGTTGAAACCGGCCCAGAAATCGAAGATGACTATCATAACTTTGATGCCTTAAATATTCCTGCTCATCACCCTGCACGCGCAGACCACGATACTTTCTGGTTTGATGCTAAGCGCCTGCTGCGTACCCAGACTTCAGGTGTGCAGATCCGCACCATGAAAGAGCAGCAGCCGCCAATCCGCATCATTGCGCCGGGCCGTGTATACCGTAACGACTACGATCAGACCCACACGCCAATGTTCCATCAAATGGAAGGCCTGATTGTTGATAAAGATATTAGCTTTACCAACTTGAAAGGCACGCTGCACGATTTCCTGAATAACTTCTTTGAAGAAGACTTGCAGATTCGTTTCCGTCCTTCTTACTTCCCGTTCACTGAGCCTTCCGCCGAAGTTGACGTAATGGGCAAAAACGGTAAATGGCTGGAAGTTTTGGGCTGCGGTATGGTGCATCCAAACGTGCTGCGTAACGTAGGTATCGATCCAGAAGTTTACTCTGGCTTCGCATTCGGGATGGGCATGGAGCGTTTAACCATGCTGCGCTATGGCGTAACCGATCTGCGTGCATTCTTCGAAAACGATCTGCGTTTCCTCAAACAGTTTAAGTAA
- the arnB gene encoding UDP-4-amino-4-deoxy-L-arabinose aminotransferase, whose translation MKEFLPFSVPSMGEDEIAAVAEVLRSGWITTGPKCQQLESAFSQYVGAKHAIAVSSATGGMHVTLMALGIGAGDEVITPSQTWVSTINIITLLGAEPVMVDVDRDTLMVQPAQIEAAITEKTKAIIPVHYAGAPADLTALREIAARHNIPLIEDAAHAVGTRFGDEMIGSQGTAIFSFHAIKNMTCAEGGMVVTDDDELADKVRCFKFHGLAVDAFDRQALGRKPQAEVVAPGYKYNLADINAAIALVQLEKLPAMNARRQALAARYSKALQGSPLLPLTVPEYPHHHAWHLFMVRVDKDLCGIDRNTMMEKLKEHGIGTGLHFRAAHTQKYYREKYPELSLPNTEWNSASLMTLPLFPDMQDSDVDRVVQAISDILESCSE comes from the coding sequence ATGAAAGAGTTTCTCCCATTTTCAGTCCCCTCAATGGGGGAGGATGAAATCGCTGCGGTTGCTGAGGTATTACGTTCAGGTTGGATCACCACAGGGCCGAAATGCCAGCAGCTCGAATCTGCTTTTAGTCAGTACGTTGGTGCGAAACACGCCATTGCCGTGAGCTCTGCCACCGGCGGAATGCACGTGACGTTGATGGCGCTGGGCATTGGCGCAGGCGATGAGGTGATCACCCCATCCCAAACATGGGTGTCGACGATTAATATCATTACTCTGCTGGGCGCAGAGCCGGTGATGGTTGACGTTGACAGGGATACCTTGATGGTTCAGCCCGCTCAGATTGAAGCGGCCATTACCGAAAAAACCAAGGCAATTATTCCGGTTCACTATGCGGGTGCTCCTGCGGATTTAACGGCGTTAAGAGAGATTGCGGCACGACACAATATTCCACTGATTGAAGATGCGGCCCATGCGGTCGGCACACGTTTTGGTGATGAAATGATTGGCTCACAGGGAACCGCGATTTTCTCGTTCCACGCCATCAAAAATATGACCTGTGCCGAAGGTGGCATGGTGGTCACTGATGATGATGAACTGGCGGATAAAGTTCGTTGCTTCAAGTTTCACGGGCTCGCGGTGGATGCCTTCGATCGCCAAGCGCTGGGGCGCAAACCGCAGGCCGAAGTTGTCGCACCGGGCTATAAATACAATTTAGCGGATATCAATGCGGCGATTGCGTTAGTTCAGTTGGAAAAACTGCCTGCGATGAATGCGCGTCGCCAAGCGCTGGCTGCTCGTTATAGCAAGGCGCTGCAAGGTTCACCTTTGTTGCCGCTCACCGTTCCAGAATACCCACATCATCATGCATGGCACCTGTTTATGGTGCGTGTGGATAAAGATTTATGCGGTATCGATCGCAATACCATGATGGAAAAGCTGAAAGAGCATGGCATCGGCACCGGCCTGCATTTCCGCGCTGCGCACACCCAAAAATATTATCGGGAAAAATACCCTGAGCTTAGTTTACCTAATACCGAATGGAACTCGGCGAGTTTGATGACCTTACCTCTGTTCCCTGATATGCAAGACAGCGATGTGGATCGCGTCGTTCAGGCAATATCTGACATTCTGGAGTCCTGTAGTGAGTAA
- the btuD gene encoding vitamin B12 ABC transporter ATP-binding protein BtuD, translating to MMNQNRDLLSLNCLSLHNVSAGSRLLPFSAQVNRGALIHIIGPNGAGKSTLLSRIAGILPGEGTIMLNQIDIEKLTATELARYRAYLHQQQQPSAVMPVFQFLALHQPAGCDAELADGVVGYLAETLNLSDKLARPLTHLSGGEWQRVRIAAVCLQIWPTLNPQASLLLLDEPMNSLDISQQAAVDQLLVQLTQLGISVIVSAHDLNHTQRHAQQVWMLKSGVVSSQGAAKDVMTVQNLSALFEIDFRELESEGQRWFVYTLHT from the coding sequence ATGATGAACCAAAACAGAGATCTGCTTTCGCTGAACTGCCTTTCTCTACACAATGTTTCCGCAGGGAGCCGTTTGCTACCTTTTAGCGCACAGGTAAATCGTGGGGCGCTTATTCACATCATTGGGCCGAATGGCGCAGGTAAAAGCACGTTGCTATCGCGCATCGCCGGTATCTTACCCGGTGAAGGCACGATCATGCTTAATCAGATCGATATTGAAAAACTCACCGCGACCGAGCTGGCCCGCTATCGCGCCTATCTACATCAGCAACAACAACCCAGCGCAGTGATGCCTGTTTTTCAGTTTCTGGCGCTGCACCAGCCCGCAGGCTGTGACGCTGAGCTTGCTGATGGCGTGGTCGGCTATCTGGCAGAAACGCTCAACTTAAGTGATAAACTTGCCCGACCATTGACCCATCTCTCCGGTGGCGAGTGGCAGAGGGTGCGAATTGCCGCGGTGTGTTTGCAAATCTGGCCAACGCTCAATCCCCAAGCATCGCTTTTGTTGCTGGATGAGCCAATGAATAGCTTGGACATCAGCCAGCAGGCAGCGGTAGATCAGTTGCTCGTACAGCTGACGCAGCTTGGGATTAGTGTCATCGTCAGTGCGCATGATTTGAATCATACCCAGAGACACGCACAGCAGGTGTGGATGCTCAAGTCTGGCGTCGTTTCGAGCCAAGGGGCCGCAAAGGACGTGATGACGGTGCAAAATCTTTCTGCGTTGTTTGAAATAGACTTTCGTGAGTTGGAGAGTGAGGGGCAACGCTGGTTTGTTTATACCCTTCATACTTGA
- the ihfA gene encoding integration host factor subunit alpha, with protein sequence MALTKAEMSEHLFEKLGLSKRDAKDLVEIFFEEVRRALENGEQVKLSGFGNFDLRDKNQRPGRNPKTGEDIPITARRVVTFRPGQKLKSRVENATPKE encoded by the coding sequence ATGGCGCTTACTAAAGCTGAAATGTCTGAACACCTGTTTGAGAAGCTTGGGCTTAGCAAACGGGATGCCAAAGACCTCGTAGAAATATTTTTCGAAGAGGTTCGCCGCGCTCTGGAAAATGGTGAACAGGTTAAGTTGTCCGGTTTCGGTAACTTTGATCTGCGCGACAAAAACCAGAGACCGGGACGTAACCCGAAAACCGGGGAAGATATCCCGATTACGGCGCGCCGTGTTGTTACTTTCCGTCCGGGGCAGAAGCTCAAGAGCCGGGTCGAGAACGCGACACCGAAAGAGTAA
- the rplT gene encoding 50S ribosomal protein L20, producing MARVKRGVIARARHKKVMKQAKGYYGARSRVYRVAFQAVIKAGQYAYRDRRQRKRQFRQLWIARINAAARQNGISYSRFINGLKKASVEIDRKILADIAVFDKVAFAALVEKAKSALA from the coding sequence ATGGCTCGCGTAAAACGTGGTGTAATTGCACGCGCACGTCACAAAAAAGTAATGAAGCAGGCGAAAGGTTACTACGGTGCCCGTTCGCGCGTCTATCGTGTTGCCTTCCAGGCAGTAATCAAAGCAGGCCAGTACGCTTACCGTGACCGTCGTCAACGTAAACGTCAGTTCCGTCAGCTGTGGATTGCACGTATTAACGCTGCTGCACGTCAGAACGGTATCTCTTACAGCCGTTTCATCAATGGTCTGAAAAAGGCTTCTGTTGAAATCGACCGTAAGATCCTGGCTGACATCGCTGTATTCGACAAAGTAGCATTTGCTGCTCTGGTAGAAAAAGCGAAATCTGCTCTGGCGTAA
- the dsrB gene encoding protein DsrB — protein sequence MKVNDLVSVKTDGGPRRIGKIVEVEEFSEGVMYLVTLDDYPNGVWFFNEIDSHDGTFVEPYHGDE from the coding sequence ATGAAAGTGAATGACCTCGTTAGTGTTAAAACCGATGGTGGCCCGCGCCGAATTGGTAAAATTGTTGAAGTTGAAGAATTTAGTGAAGGGGTGATGTATTTAGTCACGCTGGATGATTATCCTAATGGCGTATGGTTTTTTAACGAAATAGATAGCCATGATGGTACATTTGTTGAGCCTTATCACGGCGATGAATAG
- the btuC gene encoding vitamin B12 ABC transporter permease BtuC: MPNADTPILSHFSLLQQRQKQHDRRRLWCLTLFLLFAVMVSLCAGDLWMWPTQWLSESAQLFVWQLRLPRVLAVMAVGAALAISGAVMQALFDNPLAEPGLLGVSNGAGVALVLAVLLGQSMLPVWVLSTCAIIGALAITALLMVFAHRKSLTNSRLLLIGVALGIACSAVMTWAVYFSSSLDLRQLMYWLMGGFSGVDWRQKWLVLALIPVFVWLLYQGKVLNLMSLGDIQARQLGLSLVVWRNLLVVAIGWLVGVSVALAGVIGFVGLVVPHMLRLMGITDHRALLPACALGGAGVLLFADVVARVALFSAELPIGVVTSSLGAPVFIWMLLRPRSVKA; this comes from the coding sequence ATGCCAAACGCTGACACGCCAATACTTTCACATTTTTCCCTTTTACAGCAGCGCCAGAAACAGCACGATCGCCGACGATTGTGGTGCCTGACGCTATTTTTGCTGTTCGCGGTGATGGTGAGCCTGTGTGCGGGCGATCTCTGGATGTGGCCCACGCAGTGGTTAAGCGAAAGTGCCCAGCTTTTCGTGTGGCAGCTCCGTTTGCCTCGGGTGCTAGCGGTGATGGCCGTCGGTGCTGCGCTGGCAATATCCGGCGCGGTGATGCAGGCGCTGTTTGATAACCCACTGGCTGAACCGGGGCTTTTAGGAGTTTCTAACGGCGCGGGCGTGGCGCTAGTATTAGCGGTATTACTCGGCCAAAGTATGCTCCCCGTGTGGGTTCTCAGTACCTGTGCGATTATTGGCGCGCTGGCGATTACCGCTTTGCTGATGGTGTTTGCACACCGTAAATCGCTGACAAATTCGCGGCTGTTGTTAATTGGCGTTGCTCTCGGTATTGCCTGTAGCGCGGTGATGACGTGGGCGGTCTATTTTAGCTCCAGCTTAGATTTACGCCAGCTGATGTATTGGCTGATGGGCGGATTCAGCGGCGTGGATTGGCGTCAAAAATGGCTGGTGTTAGCGCTCATTCCGGTATTCGTTTGGCTGCTGTATCAAGGCAAAGTGCTAAACCTGATGTCTTTGGGCGATATCCAAGCGCGCCAGCTCGGGCTTTCACTGGTGGTGTGGCGTAATTTACTCGTGGTGGCGATTGGCTGGTTAGTTGGCGTTAGCGTTGCTCTCGCGGGCGTGATTGGTTTTGTCGGATTAGTGGTACCGCATATGCTGCGGCTGATGGGGATCACCGATCATCGTGCACTTTTGCCTGCCTGTGCGCTGGGCGGTGCCGGTGTGTTGCTGTTTGCCGATGTGGTGGCGCGTGTTGCACTTTTCTCCGCCGAGCTGCCGATTGGGGTAGTGACATCTTCTCTCGGCGCACCTGTTTTTATCTGGATGCTGTTACGACCACGGAGTGTCAAAGCCTAA
- the pheM gene encoding pheST operon leader peptide PheM: MHAAIFRFFFYFSA, translated from the coding sequence ATGCACGCTGCTATTTTCCGTTTCTTTTTTTACTTTAGCGCCTGA